The sequence below is a genomic window from Syntrophorhabdaceae bacterium.
TGCACCGGTTCGGTCTGCAATCAGAGCTCCTGCAGCTCTTAGAAAATACCAATATTCCCGCTGCTGCCACCCTTCTCAGCAAATCCATCATCAGGGAAAACCATCCTCTCTATATGGGGATATATGAAGGAGCTATGGGCCGCAAGGATGTGCGGAAATACGTGGAATCGAGTGACTGTTTGATCCTTCTTGGCGCCTTAATGACCGATATCGATCTCGGTGTCTTTACCGCCCGCCTTGAGCAGGCACGCTCGATCTATGTAACAAGCGAGAAATTATTAATCCGTTATCATGGATATGAAGACGTACCCATCGAGGATTTCGTCCGCGGTCTTCTGAAGGCAAACATCCGCCGCAGGGAAAATATTGACATTCTACATCCGCCTCCGCCTGAACACCCGAACCCTGTTGCCGGAAAACAGGTAAGCGTGCATTACCTGTTCCAATGTCTGAATGCGTTCTTAGATGATAATACGATCGTTATTGCAGACCCAGGGGACGCGATGTTTGCCGCCGCAGATATGATAATCCATAACGAAGCAGAGTTCCTGGCCCCGGCATATTACACCTCGCTTGGTTTTGCCGTACCGGCAAGCCTGGGGGCGCAAATGGCCAGGCCGGAACTCCGCCCCCTGGTACTGGTCGGCGATGGTGCTTTTCAGATGACAGGGATGGAGCTTGGTACAATCGCGAGGTTTAATTGTAACCCCATCGTCATTGTCCTCAATAACCGCGGCTACAGCACAGAACGTCCCATGCTGGACGGCAGTTTCAACGACATCCCCTTATGGAGCTATAGCCGTATACCGGAGATTTTTAATACGGGTAAAGGGTTTGATGTCGAGACCGAAGATCAGTTGGAAAGCGCGCTCCATGAGGCCAAAAGACATACAGAGGGTTTTTGTATCCTGGATGTCCACTTAGACCCTGCAGACAGATCAGTGGCACTCCAGCGTTTGTCGCAAGCCCTGGGAAAACGGGTCAAGACAAAGATGAAAAAATGAACTTCTTGAGAGTTACGTCACCCCGGTTAATATAATAATCTCGGAGACGCAACGGTTTTGCCTTCGAGTTCCTTCAGGTCACAACGGGGGGTTGGGAGATTTACGGAATTTAATTGCCGGCTGTTGGTTTTCTTACGATGCCGGTTTCCCGATGCTTGATGCTGGATGCTTGATGCTGGCGAGGTTAAACGAGTATCAAGGATCGAGTGACGAGTATCCGGTTTTTTCTTGACAACATATTCAATTGCCGATTTACGATTGCCGAATGTGAACAAAACAAAGAACAACCAGGCGTGGAAAAGACATTTACTTATTCAGGAATGTCCCCTCATTTGACACTCGTTGGACAGTTGACATAGAATATAGGGCATGTACTGTAATGTAATCAAAACGGAGGGTGATGATGGAAGATGTTAAGCGAATTCTTGTTATAAACAGGTCTACTGAAGACTGCAAAAAGGCTGTCCATTATGGTATTTCTCTTGCCAGAACATGCGGGGCTCAACTCTCGGTACTTCATACCATGTACGACCCCTTCGGCCTCAAGGGCGGCGTGCTTTACATTCCCTACCTCAAGGGTCTGGAGGACGAGTACCGGGCCATGGTGCAGAAGGTCAAAAGTGACCTCGCCGCGATAATACAAAAGGAAAGGGCCGAAGGGATGGCCATCAAAGAGATGACGGAAGATGTCGAACCCGTCCATGAAATCGTGAAGATTGTGGAGACGGAAAAGATAGATCTGCTCATTATGGCCGCCCACAATGAAACCAGGATCGAGCACATCGTCTACGGCCGGATCAATCACGAGATCGTGAGAAGGCTACCCTGTTCCGTCTTCCTTGTGAAGGGAGAATAAAAAAGAAACATGCCGGATGTTGTTCGATCCGGCGAG
It includes:
- a CDS encoding thiamine pyrophosphate-binding protein, producing MGTSHTVSSYLIDRLYAHGIRHVFGIPGDYVLGFFRELDRSPLQIINTGDEQSAGFAADAYARVNGLGAVCVTYCVGGLKVANPTAQAYAEKSPIVVISGAPGRNERIKMPLLHHRVKDFDTQLKVFEQVTVASTVINDPQTACREIDRVLNEALRYKRPVYIELPRDMITAPVNLYRQHQEEVKPGNAEALEEALNEAVGIINAAKQPVIITGVELHRFGLQSELLQLLENTNIPAAATLLSKSIIRENHPLYMGIYEGAMGRKDVRKYVESSDCLILLGALMTDIDLGVFTARLEQARSIYVTSEKLLIRYHGYEDVPIEDFVRGLLKANIRRRENIDILHPPPPEHPNPVAGKQVSVHYLFQCLNAFLDDNTIVIADPGDAMFAAADMIIHNEAEFLAPAYYTSLGFAVPASLGAQMARPELRPLVLVGDGAFQMTGMELGTIARFNCNPIVIVLNNRGYSTERPMLDGSFNDIPLWSYSRIPEIFNTGKGFDVETEDQLESALHEAKRHTEGFCILDVHLDPADRSVALQRLSQALGKRVKTKMKK
- a CDS encoding universal stress protein; translated protein: MMEDVKRILVINRSTEDCKKAVHYGISLARTCGAQLSVLHTMYDPFGLKGGVLYIPYLKGLEDEYRAMVQKVKSDLAAIIQKERAEGMAIKEMTEDVEPVHEIVKIVETEKIDLLIMAAHNETRIEHIVYGRINHEIVRRLPCSVFLVKGE